A section of the Deltaproteobacteria bacterium genome encodes:
- a CDS encoding alpha-ketoglutarate-dependent dioxygenase AlkB: PDEATDIFGNLRDQLEWEHRDIKVFGKAVKQPRLVAWAGDIEYRYSGQTLPVYTMHPLLQKIQKQVEEETGESFNHVLLNYYRDGRDNMGMHADDERELGLNPVIAALSFGVDRRFLLKRKKSKKGEAPTSILLEGGSLIVMGGTIQHTWRHGVPKAGRLDRGRINLTFRNLKWAPGTRPRD; this comes from the coding sequence AACCCGATGAGGCCACCGATATTTTTGGAAACCTTCGTGACCAGCTTGAGTGGGAGCACCGGGATATCAAAGTATTTGGTAAGGCCGTGAAGCAGCCCCGCCTTGTCGCCTGGGCTGGAGATATCGAATACCGTTACTCAGGGCAGACCCTTCCTGTGTACACGATGCACCCACTTCTCCAGAAAATTCAAAAGCAAGTTGAAGAGGAAACGGGTGAATCATTCAACCACGTGCTGCTCAATTACTACCGAGACGGCCGAGATAACATGGGCATGCATGCGGATGACGAACGTGAGCTGGGGCTCAATCCGGTCATTGCCGCCTTATCTTTTGGCGTCGACCGGAGATTTTTGCTTAAGCGCAAGAAAAGTAAAAAAGGAGAAGCACCCACTTCAATTTTACTTGAAGGTGGAAGCCTCATCGTCATGGGCGGCACGATTCAACACACCTGGAGACATGGGGTTCCTAAAGCAGGACGACTTGACCGTGGCAGAATCAATTTAACATTTCGCAACTTAAAATGGGCACCAGGTACGAGGCCTCGAGACTAG
- the sixA gene encoding phosphohistidine phosphatase SixA, whose protein sequence is MWLYLFRHGIAWDREDPLCPPDIQRPLTAKGIQKTRAAAAGIKRIGPTFNKLWVSPYLRAQQTLEQASDALGFQTLRTEVFDDMVPMGSVTHFLKRVRSTQATGIFCIGHAPHFDDVVQEAICSRNGTLRIKKAGLAILKYEKERFVLHECYTPRILRMIGR, encoded by the coding sequence ATGTGGCTTTATCTTTTTCGTCATGGAATTGCTTGGGATCGCGAAGACCCTTTGTGTCCGCCCGATATTCAGAGACCCCTCACTGCTAAGGGTATTCAAAAAACCCGAGCCGCAGCTGCTGGGATTAAACGCATTGGACCAACTTTCAACAAGTTATGGGTGAGCCCTTACCTGCGTGCACAGCAAACGTTGGAGCAAGCCAGTGATGCTTTGGGTTTTCAAACACTCCGAACTGAAGTTTTCGATGATATGGTTCCCATGGGGAGTGTTACCCATTTTTTGAAGCGTGTTCGTTCTACGCAGGCGACTGGAATCTTTTGCATCGGCCACGCTCCGCATTTCGATGATGTTGTTCAGGAGGCGATTTGTAGCCGCAATGGGACTCTGCGTATAAAAAAGGCAGGGTTGGCTATTTTGAAGTATGAGAAAGAGCGCTTCGTACTTCACGAATGCTACACGCCGCGTATTTTGAGAATGATTGGCCGCTAG
- a CDS encoding glycosyltransferase family protein has protein sequence MLLEQSEAGIKAAQIQGTLEEARNLRRGDDPLQASRLLIKIIRQDPTHHYAYAELAVSLFTLGLMDRAIGAFREAVRIKDDNELYYVNFSAILHHAGHFEECIRIGMKALALNPASGLAHMNLGLSHFSLRHWEKGIYHFEQAVQYNPNNSGAWMNLGLGYENLARDEEAEGCFERALKLEPQNSEIKLSLGINRLKNGHFKEGWKYFSSRFDFKPALNLMDEIELWTGQNLSGKTIHLYPEQGLGDLVQFIRFAKTLNDQGARVFATVPRSLKELLATVPGIERCFAPDEQPPVCDFQSTVMELPRWLGIDASNMVLPQGYLEAPVLSLEKRVKLESLGDNLKVGVVWAGNPSHINDSRRSMCFDDIAPLLNIEKLTLVNLQMGERANQLWNHPQAQAVINGVEEGVSALSTASLVKELDLVITVDTFVAHLCGALGVPTWILVARNPDWRWLGKGSESAWYKSVRLFRQGESSSWGPVVTEVIEAIAKMTLDR, from the coding sequence TTGTTGTTAGAGCAATCGGAAGCCGGAATAAAGGCAGCCCAAATTCAGGGCACTTTGGAAGAGGCCAGGAATCTGCGTCGCGGCGATGATCCGTTACAAGCCAGTAGATTGCTCATTAAGATTATCCGCCAAGATCCCACACATCACTACGCTTATGCTGAGTTGGCCGTGTCCCTCTTCACTTTAGGGCTCATGGACCGTGCGATTGGAGCATTCCGAGAAGCAGTCAGAATCAAAGACGACAACGAACTGTATTACGTAAATTTTTCAGCCATCTTGCACCATGCTGGCCACTTTGAGGAGTGCATAAGGATCGGCATGAAAGCGTTGGCGCTGAACCCCGCATCTGGGCTTGCACACATGAACCTTGGACTCTCCCATTTCTCATTGAGACATTGGGAGAAAGGAATTTACCATTTCGAGCAAGCAGTTCAGTACAATCCCAACAATTCGGGAGCGTGGATGAACCTCGGTCTTGGCTATGAGAATTTAGCCAGGGATGAAGAGGCTGAAGGTTGCTTTGAAAGAGCGCTCAAGCTTGAGCCGCAAAATAGTGAGATTAAGCTTAGCCTTGGCATCAACCGTTTGAAGAATGGACACTTCAAAGAAGGGTGGAAATACTTCTCCAGCCGGTTTGATTTTAAGCCCGCTTTGAACCTCATGGACGAGATTGAGTTGTGGACGGGGCAGAACCTAAGCGGCAAGACGATCCATCTCTATCCCGAGCAGGGCCTTGGAGACTTGGTCCAATTTATTCGATTTGCAAAAACGCTGAATGACCAAGGGGCTCGTGTGTTCGCCACCGTTCCTAGGAGTCTCAAAGAACTTTTAGCTACCGTGCCGGGAATAGAGCGTTGCTTTGCACCTGACGAACAACCGCCAGTGTGTGATTTTCAGTCGACGGTGATGGAGCTACCGCGATGGCTTGGAATTGATGCAAGCAATATGGTGTTGCCACAAGGCTACCTTGAAGCTCCAGTGCTCAGCCTCGAAAAGAGAGTAAAGCTTGAAAGCCTTGGGGATAATTTAAAGGTCGGCGTCGTTTGGGCCGGCAACCCCAGTCATATAAACGATTCTCGGCGCTCGATGTGTTTTGATGACATCGCGCCTTTGCTAAACATCGAGAAGCTTACGCTGGTCAATTTGCAGATGGGTGAGCGTGCAAATCAGTTGTGGAACCATCCCCAAGCGCAGGCTGTCATCAATGGGGTTGAAGAGGGCGTCTCGGCTCTCAGCACCGCATCTTTGGTAAAAGAGCTCGACTTGGTGATTACGGTGGATACCTTTGTTGCGCATCTATGTGGCGCGTTAGGCGTCCCCACTTGGATTCTTGTTGCGCGTAACCCCGATTGGCGCTGGCTTGGAAAAGGCAGCGAATCGGCTTGGTACAAGAGTGTTCGCCTCTTTAGGCAGGGCGAATCGTCATCCTGGGGACCTGTGGTCACTGAAGTTATCGAGGCCATCGCAAAGATGACTTTGGACCGCTGA
- a CDS encoding glycosyltransferase family 2 protein codes for MQGVSVYIPVLETSRALKYCLDGLLNQTKKPDEIILLYNGNLPEVKAIAARYNYNIRLVHLTGTFNRSQIKNVALQSAKYDLVASLHANSVPQKDWLKILSDRMRKHSEVIGAGGPLVETHTDSITNRYRCLHLHQNQGASVIINPKLLHGGNTIYRRQALLGIGGYNQDLHNGEEDIELSSRIRKKGGLLIYDPSAAAYRYRRDSVSTIITLQWQSLRQMQSLIQSPLSPKDVWHNGKQMMKAMWKNQILKDLREKRFLFGAFGMATMTAAPFLEWKWYRNSTKYLIPHTLCKSEA; via the coding sequence GTGCAAGGTGTTAGCGTCTATATTCCAGTTTTAGAGACCAGCCGGGCACTTAAGTACTGTCTCGACGGCCTTTTGAACCAGACGAAAAAACCCGATGAGATCATACTTCTCTACAACGGTAACTTGCCTGAAGTTAAGGCTATAGCCGCACGCTATAATTACAACATACGACTGGTCCATTTGACCGGAACGTTCAATCGCTCGCAGATCAAAAACGTTGCCTTGCAAAGCGCGAAATATGACCTTGTTGCCTCTCTCCACGCCAACTCTGTTCCCCAGAAAGACTGGCTCAAGATCCTGTCTGACCGAATGCGCAAGCACTCCGAAGTCATCGGCGCCGGTGGACCACTGGTTGAGACGCACACCGACTCCATCACCAATCGCTACCGGTGCTTACATTTGCATCAAAACCAGGGTGCGTCGGTGATCATCAACCCCAAGCTTCTCCATGGTGGCAACACAATTTACCGTCGACAAGCCTTGTTAGGTATTGGCGGTTACAATCAGGACCTGCACAATGGCGAAGAGGACATCGAGCTAAGTTCGCGTATTCGGAAAAAGGGTGGCCTCTTAATCTATGACCCCAGCGCGGCCGCGTATCGATATCGCCGCGACAGCGTCAGCACGATTATCACTCTGCAATGGCAATCGCTGCGCCAAATGCAAAGCTTGATACAATCACCCCTGAGCCCAAAAGATGTCTGGCACAACGGCAAGCAAATGATGAAGGCCATGTGGAAGAATCAGATCCTTAAAGATTTACGCGAGAAAAGATTCTTGTTTGGGGCTTTTGGAATGGCCACCATGACCGCAGCGCCCTTTCTTGAATGGAAGTGGTACAGGAATTCAACGAAGTATCTCATCCCCCACACACTCTGTAAAAGTGAAGCCTAG